The following are encoded in a window of Lactobacillus acidophilus genomic DNA:
- a CDS encoding Cof-type HAD-IIB family hydrolase has protein sequence MTTILFKAVAVDMDGTFLTDNKTFDHELFGKILKKLQTNNIPFISATGNQLIRSHEYFEEFSSGIDYVSENGAILEADGKVIKKTAIDYDIAQKLLHFIQTEYPEAIIMVSAEHHCYILKSMDKAMKDDIRIYYRKVKEIDKFNDINPSDSILKVCLTADDELATIIQDRFNEKYGDCIRGTSSGNMTINLVHKGINKAKGVADMLKYYDIAQKDLIAFGDGENDIGMLKACGYSYAMANANEKAKAVAKYEAPSNNENGVLQVLAKYLEIE, from the coding sequence ATGACTACAATACTCTTTAAAGCCGTTGCTGTTGATATGGATGGCACTTTTTTAACTGATAATAAAACTTTTGATCATGAACTATTTGGCAAGATTTTAAAAAAGCTACAGACAAACAACATTCCTTTTATTTCAGCAACTGGAAATCAATTAATTAGATCACATGAATATTTTGAGGAATTTAGCAGTGGAATTGATTATGTGTCTGAAAATGGCGCAATCTTAGAAGCAGACGGTAAAGTAATTAAAAAGACAGCAATAGATTATGATATTGCCCAAAAGTTACTGCATTTTATTCAAACAGAATATCCTGAAGCAATTATTATGGTTAGTGCGGAGCATCATTGCTATATCTTAAAGAGTATGGACAAAGCAATGAAAGATGATATTAGGATTTATTATCGTAAAGTAAAAGAGATCGATAAATTCAATGATATTAATCCTAGCGATTCTATTTTAAAAGTTTGTCTAACTGCTGATGATGAGCTGGCTACCATTATTCAGGATCGTTTTAATGAAAAATATGGTGATTGTATCCGCGGAACTAGTAGCGGTAATATGACAATTAACTTAGTTCATAAAGGTATTAACAAGGCTAAAGGTGTAGCGGATATGCTTAAGTATTATGATATTGCCCAAAAAGATTTGATTGCTTTTGGTGATGGTGAAAATGATATCGGGATGCTTAAAGCCTGTGGTTATAGTTATGCGATGGCTAATGCTAATGAAAAGGCAAAGGCTGTAGCTAAATATGAAGCCCCATCAAATAATGAAAATGGTGTTTTGCAAGTTTTAGCTAAGTATTTAGAAATAGAATAA
- a CDS encoding elongation factor G — protein MKKITMGIVAHVDAGKTTLSEGLLYKADNIRTLGRVDNGDAFLDTDALEKARGITIFSHEAKLMTDNSDITLLDTPGHVDFAFQTEEILSVLDYAILVISASDGVTNYTKTLWNLLKRHNVPVFIFVNKMDTVGANKVQVLDDIQTNLSQNSVDFSKIDDNFYENIAASDDELLEKYLNDNRIEDTDIQDLIEKRKVFPIYFGSALKLTGISEFLTSLDQWTKETDLGKDFAARCFKITHDKNGERLTWLRVLGGELKAKSELNHEKVNQLRVYNGEKFTTVASIGASEIVAATGLTKTYPGEGFNTSDALNATLKPVLTYRVNFEPDDLHACLNALKTLEDENPQLHVTWSEHLQEMHVQVMGKIQLEILEQLLKERFNLEVDFDQGNILYKETIIDSIEAVGHFEPLRHYAEVHLLLEPGEKNSGVVFENKCNLEVLTKNWQHQIMTALKSKEHLGVLTGMPITDLKITLISGKGSIVHSVGGDFREATYRAVRQGLMELKSQNKLQLLEPWYDFHLEVSQDQVGRAMNDIQRMHGNFDNPENIGDRVIIIGSAPVSEMQDYAAEVRSYTHGDGNLEYVVKGYLPCHNTQKIIEKMAYDPVSDLENTPNSVFCSHGAGHTVTWDKVPEKVQYPYSYR, from the coding sequence ATGAAAAAAATAACAATGGGAATAGTTGCTCACGTTGATGCGGGTAAGACTACTCTTTCAGAAGGCTTACTATATAAGGCTGACAATATAAGAACTTTAGGAAGAGTTGATAATGGAGATGCATTTTTAGATACAGATGCACTAGAAAAAGCTCGCGGGATTACTATTTTTTCGCATGAAGCTAAGTTGATGACGGATAATTCAGACATTACTTTACTAGATACTCCAGGACACGTTGATTTTGCGTTTCAAACAGAAGAAATTCTCAGTGTGTTAGATTATGCAATTTTAGTAATTTCTGCTTCAGATGGTGTTACTAATTATACGAAGACTTTATGGAATTTGCTTAAGAGACATAATGTTCCAGTATTTATTTTTGTTAATAAGATGGATACAGTGGGTGCTAATAAAGTCCAGGTTTTAGATGATATTCAAACTAATTTGTCACAAAATAGCGTTGATTTTTCTAAGATTGATGACAATTTTTATGAAAATATTGCAGCTAGTGATGATGAGTTATTAGAGAAATATTTAAATGATAATCGAATTGAAGATACAGATATTCAAGATTTAATTGAGAAGCGAAAAGTTTTCCCGATATATTTTGGTTCCGCATTAAAATTGACAGGTATTTCAGAATTTTTAACTAGTCTTGATCAGTGGACTAAAGAGACCGATTTGGGTAAAGATTTTGCAGCAAGATGTTTTAAAATCACACATGATAAAAATGGTGAACGTCTAACGTGGTTAAGAGTTTTAGGTGGCGAATTAAAGGCAAAAAGTGAGCTGAATCATGAAAAGGTAAATCAACTACGTGTTTACAATGGTGAAAAGTTTACAACGGTTGCTTCGATTGGTGCCAGTGAAATAGTTGCGGCGACAGGCTTGACTAAGACTTACCCGGGTGAAGGTTTCAATACTTCAGATGCATTAAATGCAACGCTTAAACCTGTGTTAACTTATCGAGTTAATTTTGAACCTGATGATCTACATGCATGTTTAAATGCTTTGAAAACTTTAGAAGATGAAAATCCTCAATTGCATGTTACTTGGTCAGAACATCTACAAGAAATGCACGTTCAGGTAATGGGTAAGATACAGTTGGAAATTTTAGAACAGCTTTTAAAAGAGCGATTCAACTTAGAAGTTGATTTTGATCAGGGGAATATTCTATATAAAGAAACAATTATTGATTCCATTGAAGCGGTAGGTCATTTTGAGCCACTACGCCATTACGCAGAAGTACATTTATTACTTGAACCCGGTGAAAAAAATAGTGGTGTTGTTTTTGAAAATAAGTGCAATTTAGAAGTTTTAACTAAAAATTGGCAACATCAAATTATGACTGCATTAAAATCGAAAGAACATCTTGGCGTGTTAACAGGGATGCCAATTACTGATTTAAAAATTACACTTATTAGTGGTAAAGGAAGCATTGTACATTCGGTTGGTGGTGACTTCAGAGAAGCTACATACCGTGCAGTTCGTCAAGGATTAATGGAATTGAAGAGTCAAAATAAATTGCAGTTACTTGAACCTTGGTATGATTTTCACTTGGAAGTGAGCCAAGATCAAGTTGGTCGTGCGATGAATGATATTCAACGCATGCACGGCAATTTTGATAATCCAGAAAATATTGGTGATCGTGTGATTATTATTGGAAGTGCACCAGTTAGTGAAATGCAAGATTATGCAGCTGAAGTACGTAGCTATACTCATGGTGATGGAAATCTAGAATACGTGGTTAAAGGTTATTTGCCATGCCATAATACTCAAAAAATAATTGAAAAAATGGCTTATGATCCAGTCTCCGATTTAGAAAATACGCCTAATTCTGTCTTTTGTTCTCATGGTGCAGGTCATACAGTAACCTGGGATAAGGTGCCCGAAAAAGTTCAATATCCATATAGTTATAGATGA
- a CDS encoding YjjG family noncanonical pyrimidine nucleotidase, with protein sequence MRYKQIIFDVDDTIIDFAATEDFALHSLFNAHHWPLSQELQRQYHAYNQGLWRRLEQGELTYEQLSEMTFHDFIKDHFNLEIDGNKAMDEYRSYFGEAHQLLPGVEDTLKFAKKQGYKLTVLSNGEKFMQNHRLELAGVKKYFDLIVTSEEAHYSKPNPHAFDYFFSRTEIGPDETVFFGDGLQSDILGAEKYNFDSIWYNHRHRKNTLHLHPIFEVENYPEFVKLMQNNFQKKY encoded by the coding sequence TTGCGCTATAAACAAATTATTTTTGACGTTGATGATACTATTATCGATTTTGCAGCAACTGAAGATTTTGCTTTGCACAGTCTTTTTAACGCCCACCATTGGCCACTATCTCAAGAACTTCAGCGCCAGTACCATGCTTACAATCAAGGATTATGGCGCAGACTTGAACAAGGTGAATTAACTTATGAGCAGTTAAGCGAAATGACTTTTCACGATTTTATTAAAGATCATTTCAATCTTGAAATCGATGGAAATAAGGCGATGGATGAATATCGTTCATATTTTGGTGAAGCACATCAATTATTGCCAGGAGTAGAGGATACTTTGAAGTTTGCTAAAAAGCAGGGGTATAAATTAACTGTTTTGAGTAACGGTGAAAAATTTATGCAAAATCATCGTCTGGAATTAGCGGGTGTAAAAAAATATTTTGACTTGATTGTTACTTCTGAAGAAGCACATTATTCTAAGCCTAATCCGCATGCTTTTGATTATTTCTTTAGTAGAACCGAAATCGGTCCTGATGAAACTGTCTTTTTTGGCGATGGACTACAATCTGATATTTTGGGTGCAGAAAAGTATAATTTTGACAGTATTTGGTATAATCACCGCCATCGTAAAAATACTTTGCATCTACACCCAATTTTTGAAGTGGAAAACTATCCAGAATTTGTTAAATTAATGCAAAATAATTTTCAAAAGAAGTATTAA
- a CDS encoding ABC transporter permease, translating to MSLITSTIGQGLLWGILALGLFLTFRILNFPDMTVEGTFPFGAAICVSALVNGVNPLIATALSFLGGMLTGLTTGLLYTKGKIPVLLAGILTMTGVYSINLRILGKANVGLLNKATLLNEHFLEKLPANFPTIVVGLIFAIVIIFLLALFLNTDLGQSFIATGDNEKMARSLGINTDNMKILGLMLSNGLIGLAGGLLAQNGGYADVNMGIGTMVIGLAAIIIGEVVYGNLSLTARLIAVVIGSIIYRLILLLVLQLGFSTNDFKLISAIILAICMMLPLFEKKLHMTKLLKKGIQKP from the coding sequence ATGAGTCTAATTACATCAACTATCGGACAAGGACTTTTATGGGGTATTTTAGCACTCGGTCTTTTTCTAACCTTTAGAATTTTAAATTTCCCAGATATGACAGTTGAAGGAACATTTCCTTTTGGTGCAGCTATCTGCGTTAGTGCTCTAGTAAACGGCGTTAACCCTTTAATTGCTACAGCATTATCTTTTTTAGGTGGTATGTTAACTGGGTTAACCACTGGTCTTCTTTATACTAAGGGAAAAATTCCAGTTTTACTTGCTGGAATTTTAACGATGACTGGTGTCTACTCAATTAACTTACGCATTTTAGGCAAAGCTAACGTAGGTTTATTAAACAAAGCCACTTTACTTAATGAACATTTTTTGGAGAAATTACCAGCAAACTTTCCTACCATTGTTGTTGGCCTAATTTTCGCAATAGTCATTATCTTTTTATTGGCATTATTTCTTAATACTGACCTTGGTCAGAGTTTTATTGCAACCGGTGATAATGAAAAGATGGCTCGCTCACTTGGAATTAACACCGATAATATGAAGATCTTAGGCTTAATGCTCTCTAACGGCTTAATTGGTCTTGCCGGTGGACTTTTAGCACAAAATGGTGGGTATGCCGATGTCAACATGGGTATCGGAACCATGGTTATTGGTCTTGCCGCCATCATCATTGGCGAAGTTGTTTATGGCAACTTAAGTTTGACTGCTCGTTTAATTGCTGTAGTCATTGGTAGTATTATCTATCGCTTAATTTTACTTTTAGTCCTTCAATTAGGTTTCAGCACCAACGACTTCAAGTTAATTTCTGCAATTATTTTAGCTATCTGTATGATGCTTCCACTATTTGAAAAGAAATTACATATGACTAAATTGCTTAAAAAAGGGATTCAAAAACCATGA
- a CDS encoding AI-2E family transporter, with the protein MSTAWQKFKNNVLLRRFVVFLLIVACLYEMRAMMNTILLTFIFTYVIVHLIHLVQRYIPKMPTGVIVVVTYLIILALLYFVITVYLPMLIVQISKMVKSVMAFYEKNESSRLVSYITRYISKGELVTQAKHAMTFAFHTATNIGTLTIATFMSLILSFFYTIELNKMKEFSSLFVKSGYLKWLFEDIRYFDKKFTNTFGVVLEAQFFIALCNTALTVIGLVIMKMPQIVALGLMVFLLSLVPVAGVIISLIPLSIIGYSVGGIRYVIYIFIMIMIIHAVEAYVLNPKFMASKTELPIFYTFLVLLVAEHFWGTWGLIVGVPIFTFFLDVLGIKSSKKSDKKKAEQK; encoded by the coding sequence ATGAGTACAGCATGGCAAAAATTTAAAAATAATGTGCTATTACGCAGATTTGTTGTATTTTTATTGATCGTAGCTTGTTTGTATGAGATGCGAGCGATGATGAATACAATTTTGTTGACGTTTATTTTCACTTATGTGATTGTGCACTTAATCCATTTAGTTCAGCGTTATATCCCTAAAATGCCGACAGGAGTTATAGTTGTAGTTACATATTTGATAATTTTGGCATTATTGTATTTCGTTATAACGGTTTATTTGCCAATGCTGATAGTGCAGATCAGTAAAATGGTGAAGTCCGTTATGGCCTTTTATGAAAAAAATGAGTCTTCACGACTAGTATCATATATAACGCGTTACATTAGTAAAGGTGAACTCGTGACGCAGGCTAAACATGCTATGACGTTTGCGTTTCATACTGCTACTAATATAGGGACGCTTACTATTGCTACATTTATGTCTTTGATTTTGAGCTTCTTTTATACGATTGAACTAAACAAGATGAAGGAATTTTCTAGTTTATTCGTAAAGAGTGGTTATTTAAAATGGCTTTTCGAAGATATTCGTTATTTTGATAAAAAGTTTACTAATACTTTTGGTGTAGTGCTTGAAGCTCAGTTCTTTATTGCACTTTGTAATACTGCTTTGACGGTAATTGGCTTGGTCATAATGAAAATGCCACAAATTGTTGCACTAGGCTTAATGGTCTTTCTCTTAAGTTTGGTACCAGTTGCTGGTGTAATTATTTCATTGATTCCACTTAGCATTATTGGTTATTCAGTGGGCGGAATTCGATATGTGATTTATATTTTCATTATGATTATGATTATTCACGCTGTTGAAGCCTATGTATTAAACCCAAAGTTTATGGCTAGCAAAACGGAATTACCTATTTTTTATACTTTTTTAGTATTACTTGTGGCAGAACATTTCTGGGGTACTTGGGGCTTGATTGTTGGTGTACCAATCTTTACTTTCTTCTTAGATGTGTTAGGTATTAAATCATCAAAGAAGAGCGATAAGAAAAAGGCAGAACAAAAATGA
- the trpX gene encoding tryptophan ABC transporter substrate-binding protein — protein MKRLIGTIIGLFFFLIAAFVVEINKQNTAQKEKVVGILQTMSHPALDQIHRGIIRGLKDEGYEEGKNIKIDFQNAQGDQSNLKSMSDRFNQENATVTIGIATPAVQSLANQPGNTPVIMGAVSDPIGAHLVNTMSHPGRKITGVQDRQPVGAQLKLLQTILPQAKTIGVIYTSSDDSSASEYREFKKLAEKDGLTVRPYTITSTNDIEQVAQTMAGKVQAVYVPTDNTVASGIATLLKATNEAKIPVFPAADTMVKSGGLATRCVSQFDMGVLTGKMAGQILKGKNPADTPVRRVTSYETVINQKAANELNIQIPESVIKAAQKKGRIIK, from the coding sequence ATGAAAAGATTAATCGGAACAATTATTGGTCTCTTCTTCTTTTTAATTGCTGCATTTGTTGTAGAAATAAATAAACAAAATACAGCACAAAAAGAGAAAGTGGTAGGTATTTTACAAACCATGTCTCACCCAGCTTTGGATCAAATTCATCGCGGAATTATTCGAGGTTTAAAAGATGAAGGATATGAAGAAGGAAAAAACATTAAAATTGATTTTCAAAATGCTCAAGGTGATCAAAGTAATTTAAAATCGATGAGCGATCGTTTTAATCAAGAAAATGCCACTGTCACAATTGGAATTGCTACCCCAGCTGTTCAATCCCTGGCCAATCAACCAGGAAATACTCCCGTAATCATGGGAGCTGTCAGTGATCCAATTGGTGCTCATTTGGTTAATACCATGAGTCACCCCGGTAGAAAAATTACAGGGGTTCAAGACAGACAACCGGTCGGTGCACAATTAAAACTTTTACAAACAATTTTACCCCAAGCCAAAACAATCGGCGTCATTTATACCTCTAGTGATGACTCATCTGCTTCTGAATACCGCGAATTCAAAAAGTTAGCTGAAAAAGACGGCTTAACAGTCCGTCCCTATACCATCACTTCTACCAATGATATCGAACAAGTTGCCCAAACGATGGCTGGTAAAGTTCAAGCAGTGTATGTACCTACTGATAATACTGTAGCTTCAGGTATTGCAACTTTGCTTAAAGCAACAAATGAAGCAAAAATTCCTGTTTTCCCTGCTGCCGATACTATGGTTAAGTCGGGTGGTCTTGCCACTAGATGCGTCAGCCAATTCGATATGGGGGTTTTAACTGGTAAAATGGCTGGTCAAATTTTAAAAGGTAAAAATCCTGCAGATACTCCTGTTAGACGAGTTACCAGTTACGAAACCGTAATCAACCAAAAAGCGGCTAATGAATTAAACATTCAAATTCCAGAGAGTGTAATTAAAGCCGCACAAAAGAAAGGACGGATTATCAAATGA
- a CDS encoding SLC45 family MFS transporter: protein MEQKKSGLPTLASTTIWMISLGYLGVQIAFTLETSQMSRIFQTLGADPTKLGWFFILPPLAGLLVQPGIGSLSDRTWIPKIGRRLPYLLIGMVFAVITMIILPNVGSFGLGYGSLEALVFGAVAIAVLDVASNMAMQPFKMMIGDMVNDDQKSYAYGIQSMLSNFGAVIAAFFPFLLTSLGVANTAKKGVVPQSVVISFYVGAAVLVVTSLFTIFRVHEYDPETYARYHGIKESDNKEGGGWIELLKKAPKVFWQVSLVQFFSWISFQYLSTYATGAIAQNVWHTTSASSSGYQIAGNWFGVLTAVQSIAAVIWSYVLAKVPNNHHKLGYGVSLFLGAIGYTSIFLVHSQMMLIVSFILIGISWAGMNTYPLTMVSNALSGKHMGTYLGLFNCSICLPQIVASLLSFIIFPLVGNSMPAMMLITGISGFLAALSVISIKETYVK, encoded by the coding sequence TTGGAGCAAAAGAAATCAGGATTGCCCACACTTGCTAGTACCACGATTTGGATGATTAGCTTAGGATATTTGGGTGTACAAATTGCATTTACTTTGGAAACTTCACAAATGAGTAGAATTTTCCAAACGTTAGGAGCTGATCCAACAAAATTAGGCTGGTTCTTTATCTTACCACCTTTAGCTGGGCTTTTAGTTCAACCAGGAATTGGATCTTTATCAGATCGTACTTGGATTCCTAAAATTGGTCGTCGTTTGCCATATTTATTGATCGGAATGGTTTTTGCTGTAATAACAATGATCATTTTGCCTAATGTAGGTAGTTTCGGTTTAGGTTATGGTTCTTTAGAAGCACTCGTTTTTGGTGCTGTTGCAATCGCTGTATTGGATGTTGCTTCTAATATGGCGATGCAACCATTTAAAATGATGATTGGTGATATGGTTAATGACGATCAAAAGTCATATGCCTATGGTATTCAAAGTATGCTTTCAAACTTTGGTGCTGTAATTGCTGCATTCTTCCCATTTTTATTAACCAGTTTAGGTGTTGCTAATACTGCTAAGAAGGGTGTAGTACCTCAATCTGTTGTAATCTCATTTTATGTTGGTGCAGCTGTTTTAGTAGTAACTTCATTATTTACTATTTTTAGAGTTCATGAATATGATCCAGAAACTTATGCACGTTATCACGGAATTAAGGAATCAGATAATAAAGAAGGCGGCGGCTGGATTGAATTATTAAAGAAAGCCCCTAAAGTGTTTTGGCAAGTTTCATTAGTTCAATTCTTTAGTTGGATTTCTTTCCAATATCTTTCAACTTATGCGACTGGAGCAATTGCACAAAACGTATGGCATACTACTTCTGCGTCTTCATCTGGTTACCAAATTGCTGGTAATTGGTTTGGTGTATTGACTGCTGTCCAATCAATCGCAGCTGTGATTTGGTCATATGTTTTGGCTAAGGTGCCAAATAATCATCATAAATTAGGTTATGGTGTAAGTTTATTCTTAGGAGCTATTGGTTATACATCAATCTTTTTAGTTCATTCACAAATGATGTTAATTGTTTCCTTTATTTTAATTGGAATCAGTTGGGCAGGTATGAATACTTATCCCTTAACTATGGTATCTAATGCTTTATCTGGTAAACATATGGGAACATATCTTGGTTTGTTTAATTGTTCTATTTGTTTACCGCAGATTGTAGCTTCACTACTTAGCTTTATCATTTTCCCACTTGTAGGAAATTCAATGCCAGCTATGATGTTGATTACTGGTATCTCAGGATTTTTAGCTGCATTGTCAGTAATTAGTATTAAAGAAACCTATGTAAAATAA
- a CDS encoding SGNH/GDSL hydrolase family protein: MRLLLTGDSIIARKEGKNEPHINWNLKQVLPKLEIENTAVSGINSGAFLARLNELVLSVKQCDNLMILLGTNDLATHKQVPLNQFKQNMEFICSAVICKYYPPHVLLISPPAVDEEKQHVRNNGLIKKYSETIQNIAEEYHFEYADLCQAMLEAGDIKKISQGIKNDGLHFGDLGYEILAKLIVENLKRI, translated from the coding sequence ATGAGATTATTACTTACGGGTGATAGCATAATTGCACGTAAAGAAGGCAAAAATGAGCCACACATCAATTGGAACTTAAAACAGGTATTACCTAAGCTAGAAATTGAGAATACTGCGGTATCTGGTATTAATTCAGGTGCTTTTTTAGCAAGATTAAATGAATTAGTTTTGAGTGTAAAACAATGTGATAATTTGATGATTTTGCTTGGAACTAATGATTTAGCGACGCATAAGCAAGTTCCGTTAAATCAATTTAAACAAAATATGGAATTTATTTGTTCAGCAGTGATTTGTAAGTATTATCCACCACATGTTTTACTCATTTCACCACCTGCTGTTGATGAAGAAAAGCAGCATGTGCGTAATAATGGTTTAATTAAAAAGTATAGTGAAACTATTCAAAATATAGCTGAAGAATATCATTTCGAATATGCTGATCTGTGTCAGGCAATGCTAGAAGCAGGAGATATAAAAAAGATTTCCCAAGGAATAAAAAATGATGGCTTACATTTTGGAGATTTAGGTTATGAGATATTGGCTAAGTTGATTGTAGAAAATTTAAAACGTATATAA
- a CDS encoding ABC transporter ATP-binding protein, whose protein sequence is MSTILDLQNIITTVNVGTNEEKQILKNINLKLEDGDFVTLLGTNGAGKSTLLNIINGSITPTSGKIILKNRDLTNLSEVKRAKYIAQVFQDPKMGTAPRMTVAENLLLATKRGQRRGLHLRKLDKHMDEFKQKTSQLPNGLNERLNTFVGNLSGGQRQTLSFLMATINRPDLLLLDEHTAALDPNTSRELLELTNKVVHEEKLTCIMITHQLRDAIKYGNRTIILNSGQIVLDVKGEEKKKLTEEDILQYFTD, encoded by the coding sequence ATGAGTACAATTTTAGATTTACAAAATATTATTACTACAGTTAATGTGGGTACTAATGAAGAAAAACAAATTCTTAAGAATATCAATTTAAAATTAGAAGATGGCGACTTCGTTACGCTACTTGGAACCAATGGTGCTGGTAAATCTACTTTGCTCAACATTATTAACGGTTCAATTACTCCTACCAGTGGAAAAATCATTTTAAAAAATCGTGATTTAACCAATTTGTCTGAAGTAAAAAGAGCTAAATATATCGCTCAAGTTTTTCAAGATCCTAAAATGGGAACCGCTCCAAGAATGACAGTCGCAGAAAATTTACTGTTAGCCACCAAACGTGGACAGCGACGTGGGTTACATCTCAGAAAACTGGATAAACATATGGATGAATTTAAGCAAAAAACCTCTCAGCTTCCTAATGGATTAAATGAACGTTTAAATACATTCGTTGGAAATCTATCTGGTGGTCAAAGACAAACACTTAGTTTTTTGATGGCCACAATTAACAGACCTGATTTACTTTTACTTGATGAGCATACGGCAGCGCTTGATCCTAATACTAGCCGTGAACTACTTGAATTAACGAATAAAGTGGTTCATGAAGAGAAATTAACTTGTATTATGATCACACATCAGTTGAGGGATGCAATTAAGTATGGCAATCGCACTATTATTTTAAATAGTGGTCAAATTGTCTTAGACGTTAAAGGTGAAGAGAAAAAGAAGTTAACTGAGGAAGATATTTTGCAGTATTTCACGGATTAA